One window of the Triticum dicoccoides isolate Atlit2015 ecotype Zavitan chromosome 3B, WEW_v2.0, whole genome shotgun sequence genome contains the following:
- the LOC119277540 gene encoding histone H2B.5 yields the protein MAPKAEKKPAAEKKPVETEKKPKAEKRVPGKDGGADKKKKKAKKSVETYKIYIFKVLKQVHPDIGISSKAMSIMNSFINDIFEKLAGESAKLARYNKKPTITSREIQTAVRLVLPGELAKHAVSEGTKAVTKFTSS from the coding sequence ATGGCGCCCAAGGCCGAGAAGAAGCCCGCAGCGGAGAAGAAGCCGGTGGAGacggagaagaagcccaaggccgagAAGCGCGTGCCCGGCAAGGACGGCGGcgccgacaagaagaagaagaaggccaagaagagcgTCGAGACCTACAAGATCTACATCTTCAAGGTCCTGAAGCAGGTGCACCCCGACATCGGCATCTCCTCCAAGGCCATGTCcatcatgaactccttcatcaacgACATCTTCGAGAAGCTCGCCGGTGAGTCGGCCAAGCTCGCGCGCTACAACAAGAAGCCCACCATCACCTCCCGGGAGATCCAGACCGCCGTCCGCCTCGTCCTCCCCGGCGAGCTCGCCAAGCACGCCGTCTCTGAGGGCACCAAGGCCGTCACCAAGTTCACCTCCTCTTAG